The sequence GCGTTAACACCGTCATCCCAGACGATCTTCAAAGCCTCACGCCCCTTGATCGCCGCCCAGGTATTGCTGGCGATCACCGCCACGCCGCCCAAGGGCTGGAACTCCGACGGCAGCGGCCGGCTTTCGATTTCCAGGACCTTGACCACACCTGGGACTTTCAGCGCCGCGCTGGCATCGAAGGATTTGACCTTGCCGCCATAGACCTGTGGCCGCGCAATAGTGGCATAGAGCATGCCGTCAAAATGCACATCGGCACCGTAGACCGCCCGGCCGTTGACGATGTCAGCACCATCAATGGCCTTGGTGCCCTCTTTACCGATGTAACGAAACTCCGAGGGTTGCTTGAGACGCAGGCTGTCCCGCGCTGGGACCGCCAGTGCGCCGGCCGCAGCGGCCAGGGCGCCATAACCCAGTTCACGACCGCTGGGCTGGTGAATCACTTTATGTAACTGCGCATGGCACTCACCCACCGGGACCTTCCACTGTTCGGCAGCGGCCTGTTCCAGCATGGTTCGCACAGCCGCGCCGCAACGACGCATCGGCTCATACCAGTGACGCATGCTGCGCGAACCATCGGTATCCTGGTTGCCGAAGCGCACTTCATCGCCTGGCGCCTGCTGGACTTTCACCAGGGCCCAATCAGCCTCCAGCTCATCGGCCACCACCATGGTCAGGCTGGTGCGTACGCCCTGGCCCATTTCCGAACGGTTGCAGATCACTGTCACGGTGCCGTCGGTGGCAATGCTGACGTAAACCTTGGGGTCATCGATCACACCATGAGGCATGGCATCACCGCCGTATTTCTTCACCTCTTCGGCAAACGCATCCGGCAAGCCCCAACTGGCAGCGACCACCAAGGCACCGGTGACGCCAACGCCTTTGAGGAAGCCGCGGCGGCTGAGGTTGTTCAGGACGAAATCAACAGGTAACCGGTTCATGCCTTGGCCTCCTGCAAATGAGTAGCGGCCTGACGGATCGCAGTCTTGATGCGATTGTAGGTGCCGCAGCGGCAGATATTGCCGACCATCGCCTCTTCAATTTGTTCGTCGCTGGGGTTGGGATTGGTTTTCAGCAACGCGGTGGCAGACATGATCTGCCCGCCCTGGCAATAACCGCACTGGGCCACAGCGGTATCCAGCCAGGCTTGCTGGACCACTTGGCCGACAGGGTCGTTATGCAGGTTATCGATGGTGCTGATGTTCTGGCCCTTGACCGAGCCAATCGGGGTGATGCAACTACGGGCCGGGGAGCCGTCGATATGAATGGTGCACGCGCCACACAGGCCCATGCCGCAACCGAATTTAGTGCCGTTGTAGCCAGCCACGTCGCGGATAGCCCATAACAGCGGCATATCTTCAGTGACGTCCAGTGGATGGTCTTGACCGTTGAGCTTCAGGGTAATCATGGGCACGCCCGCATATTTATTGGGTTATG is a genomic window of Pseudomonas sp. ADAK18 containing:
- a CDS encoding (2Fe-2S)-binding protein, whose product is MITLKLNGQDHPLDVTEDMPLLWAIRDVAGYNGTKFGCGMGLCGACTIHIDGSPARSCITPIGSVKGQNISTIDNLHNDPVGQVVQQAWLDTAVAQCGYCQGGQIMSATALLKTNPNPSDEQIEEAMVGNICRCGTYNRIKTAIRQAATHLQEAKA